CCTGAAGTCCACAGCTTCGGATAATTCTTCAAAAGAGCCGAATATTCTGAGTTTGCGCGCCTGCAGGAGGGCTCCGCAGTGCTGGCATCTAAGGTTTTTCTTCCCGCCCTTTGTTATCTGGGCATGCTGCCTGCATTTAGGGCATACTACCACAACATAAAGAGGGTATCCGGGTTTTTCTCTAAACTCCATTTCTTCTCACCTTCCGTACCTTCTCTGCCTCTTCTGGAAATCCCTTATCACTCTCAGAAGGTCTATTTTCCGTATCTCTTTCCAGTTGACATCCGTAAAATATAGTTCCGAATAGACGGATTGCCAGACAAGAAAATCCGAAAGTTTCTGCCCGCCCGAACGGATCATTATATCAGGTTCATGCTTGACAAGGAGGTGTGATTCAAGCATTTTTTCGTCCACTTCTTCCGGTCTGATACTTCCTGCCTTAACATCATCTAGAATAGAAAGTACAGCCCTGGTGATCTCCCCTCTTCCTCCAAAACCAAGTGATACGTATACAAAAAAATCCCTGCCCGGTCGGCTGCTCCTAACTTCCCCTTCAAGGCCATATATTTCATAACCTGTTCCGGAAGGAAGATCCATGAAACTTTCTTCCAATATGGTTCCAAGCGTTGACGCAAGCTCGATTTTCACCTGCTGGTCAGTCTTAAGAATATCCACATACATGCTCACAAGTTCTATCTTAAACCCTTTTAATGTGAGGAGCGCAGCCTGGAGTTTTTCCATCCCTTTAAGCTCAAAAAGATCGGTTTCCTTGAGTATGATAGCCACATGTGCCGGGGTTTTTGTAGTTGACCTCGTTATTTGCCAGGCCAGGTACTTTTCATAGAGAAGATAACCAAAAGAAAGCAGTTCCATCAAGTATTCCTTCTAAAAAAGCCTTAAATGGCCTGGTATTTGTTTTTCATTGTTCATTTCCTGTTTCAAGTTTTTCTCAGGTATGCAGGTTTTTTCGTCTAGTTTTACAGCAGATTATTTGTAACTATTCAGCCATACCTTTAGTAAAAGCAATTTTTCCTCTTTCCGAGGAAAAATTGCATATAAAATAACTCTCTTTTTCAACATCATGCTTACACGTGAAGAAATCCTTGTAACCTATGAAGCTGGTCCTGAAGCAGTTATTGTTGAAATCCAAGGATATGAAGCTATCATGGAGAAACAAGCTTCTCATATTTCTGAACTTGAAGAACGTGTAAGAGTTTTAGAGGCTCGTTTGAATCAAAACAGCCAAAATAGCAGTAAACCTCCTTCTACTGATGTTTTTTGTAATGAGAAACCTAAACCTAAGGGTCGCCACACAAGTAGTGGCAAAAAAGCTGGTGGCCAAAAAGGTCATCCTGGAAAGACTTTTGAAATGGTTGAAAACCCTGATTAGGTCATAGTCCATTCACCGGACTGCTGCGAAAATTGTGGTCATCATCTTGAAGATACTGAAGTTGATGACTATGAACGCAGACAAGAAGCTGAAATTCCTCCTGCAAAAATCATATTTACTGAACATCGTTGTGAAATCAAGAAGTGTCCTCACTGTGGGAAAGTTAACAAAGGCTCTTTTCCAGAGTCTATAAAATTCCCAATTCAATATGGTCCTCGTCTTTTAGCCTCAATTCTGTATTTTAGGAACTATCAATTGATTCCTTATGAAAGGACTTGTGATTTAGTAGAGGATGTATACGGTATACGTATCAGCCCAGCTACCATAAAAAGAGCAGAAAGAAATGTTTCCAGAACCTGAAACCTTTTGAAAAAGCTGTTATGGAACATCTATTAGCTTCCTATTCTGCACATTGTGATGAGACAGGAATGAGAATTTTAGGGACAAAATGGTGGCTTCATGTAGTATCAAATAGTCTATGGACCTACTATTTCGCACACCCAAAAAGAGGGACAGAAGCAATGGATGCTCTGGGATTTCTTCCGCAATACAAGGGAGTAGCAGTTCATGATGGGCTTGCTTCATACAACAAGTATGGATGTGAACATGCTCTGTGCAACGCTCATCTTAAAAGGGAACTTACTGGGATTGAAGAGAATTTTAAACAGCAATGGGCTAAAGAGATTAATGAACTCCTCAGTGAGATGAAAAAGTATACTGATGAATGCAGAGAGATGGAAATTCCAATAGATCCAGAAAAAGTTCGGGAATTCGAGGAAGTATACGATGCAATAATTCAAGACGGAATCGAGGAAAATCCACCACCTGAGCCCTCAAAAGATCAGGTGAAAAAGAGAGGAAGACCAGCACAAACAAAAGCAAAGAATCTCCTTGATAGGTTCATAATACACAAAGAACCGATTCTGAGATTCCTCAATAACCTGAGAGTTTCGTTTGATAACAATCAAGCAGAGCGAGACATCAGAATGATGAAGCTACAACAGAAAATTTCGGGAACTTTCCGAAGCATAGAAGGAGCGGTAGCTTTCTGCAGAATTAGGGCATACATATCCTCAATTAAAAAGAATGGCATGAATGTAATGGATGCTATTCTAGCGGCGCTCAATGGAGCGCCGCTATTATCCTGATAATTGCAGCACTTTGCTGAAAAAACGTCTTTTTATCAGTGGCTGAATAGTTACGATTATTTTGCAGTAGATACTATCTTGATTACATCCCCATTTTTCAGCTCGTGTTTTTCACCAAGCCTGAGTCTTGTCCTTGCGTCCACCGCATAAAGGAAACGATCTCCGATCTCGGTATGGATCTGGTATGCAAGGTCGTGGCAGGTAGAACCTCTTTTCATAAGGTAAGCATCTGGCAGCATATTCCCTACTTTGTCGGACCATTTTCCTTCGTCTTCTACGGGATATACTACTATAAGGTCAAGAAGTTCAAAGACAGTCCTGTTTATGCACTCCTGAACTCCGGTGGTACCAAGCCGTTCAATAACTTTGTGGATGGCTTCAAGCCCTTTCTTCTGGGCTTTTGTAAGATCTTCTGTAAGCAGCTCGAAGTCTCCATTTCCCGGCGTATACCTGATTATTCCACCTTTTGCCGCTGATTTCAAAGCAAGTTCGGCTGCTGCACTCGTAGGGACTACTAGTCTGTCAAGCTCTTTGAGTTTATTCAGGCTTTCTCCTGGGGCAATATCTGCCTTATTTGCAGCGATAAGCAGGGGTTTGCTGATCTCTCTCATAGTGTCACAGAGCTGGATTATATCTTCTTCAGTCCATTTAATATGATCCACCCTTGCAAGCCCAGTGTCAATTAAGGCAGCGTTTACGTGAGATTCCTTTATCCCTGCCCCTGCAAGCTGTTCTGAAATTACGATTTCAAGTTTTAACCCTTCTGCCTGGATTTTTCTGGAGAGCTTCACCCAGTTCCTTTCCAGAATTCCATAGAGCCACATGGTAATTTCCCTATTCAGGAAAACCACATCCTCAAGAGGGTCATGATCTCCTATTTCTACAGGGTTGCCCTCAGCGTCTGTCCCGCCTGAGGCATCTACAACATGAATTATTGCCTGAGCCTGCCGGAGCTCGTCCAGAAAAGTGTTTCCAAGTCCTCTTCCTTTGCATGCATCCGGCACAAGCCCCGCAACGTCAATGATATCAATCGGAACAAGCCTTATGCCGTTCACACACTTTCCACATGTTTTTTCCTTCTCTTTACAGGGGCACTCAGCCTGAACATATGTGACGCCGTGGTTGGCGTTGATAGTTGTGAAGGGATAATTTGCAATTTCAACATCTGCAAGGGTAGCAGCTTTGAAGAAGGTGGATTTGCCCGCATTGGGCTTCCCTGCAAGGCCTATGGTCATCGACATAAATTATAAAAAAGAGCTTGTTGCATTTAATCTTTATTGATATTGAAGTCGTGGAAATAGGTTTTTTCCTCCATTTTCAGGGAAAACAGAGAGATGAGCTGCAGAGACAGTCTTTTTTTGAGTAACAAAGTTTATATTCTAGAATGTGCTTATCAGTGGTGCTCGCTTGCGTCCCGATAGGGTAGTGGATATCCTTGAGGCCTGCGGAGCCTTAGACCTGAGTTCAAGTCTCAGTCGGGACGTCAATTTTTCATTATTTTCGATTTTCGTTATTTTTTCTTTATTTTCGATTTTCGTTATTTTTTCTTTATTTTCGATTTTCGTTATTTTTTCATTATTTTCGATTTTCGTTATTTTTTCTTTATTTTCGATTTTCGTTATTTTTTCTTTATTTTCGATTTTCGTTATTTTTTCTTTATTTTCGATTTTCGTTATTTTTTCTTTATTTTCGATTTTCGTTATTTTTTCTTTATTTTCGATTTTCGTTATTTTTTCTTTATTTTCGATTTTCGTTATTTTTTCATTATTTCTTTGCTTATTTCTTTTCCTTTTTTCCTCTCTGTTACCTTATTTCTCTTGTTATTTCTCCTTTTATCTCTGTTTTTTTGTTTTTTTGTAACTATTCAGTATGCCAAAATCAGTTGATTGATACCGATTTTGATGAAACCGATATGTCTGATTACTAACCAATGAAAATTGAAAAAACGCAATCAATAGCCAACAATCAAATAAAATCAATTCTCAGAAATTTGCTTATTGAATCTTAATACAGATGGCTATTGATGTTGTTTTTCCCAGGCTGAATAGTTACGTTTTTTTGTTTGTTTTAAATATCTTTACAATCTAATAACTAGAAGCGAACTTGTTTTATAAAGGTTGAAAGATAATGATATCTATGAAAGGAAAAATCTTGGTTTTACTTCTGGTGTTTGTGTTCTTATTTGCCTCCGGCTGTGCTGAGGAAGATGCGGGGACAGCGACTGAGGAATCCGATGCTTCAGAATCCGTAGCAACAGAATTGCAAGAAAACGTACCACAGGAAAATGTTGCTTCCGGGTCTGGAAATACTCATATTATTTACCTTGAGTATTATAATGCGACAATGCAATCAGTAACGCGTTCAGAACTGGATATTTCGGCAGGGGATACAGTTTCCTGGTGGAGCAAAAAAAGGCAGGGAACTTATGTCCTGGTAAGCGAAGAAGATCTTTTTCCAGATCAGAACCTGGCTTACAGAGTCCCTTATAGCTACACATTTAATACTCCAGGAACATACCTTTTCACTGTAAAAGATGTTCCGGAAATGAATGTTACGGTCAGGGTGAACTGAGAACCTTTGTTCTCAAATTTTTTAAAAACCACTGTTTTTTCTACTGATCTAAGATTTCTACGTGGTAGGGTAGAGTTTCAGTTAAAAAGCAATACGAATTAAAGATGAAAACCCGTCATACTATCGACCTTCCGCAGAAATCCACAAAAATGTTATCTATATTCTCAATATGATCACGGGTTAAAAATAAACTCGCCATAATATTGAGAATATCGGACAAATCGGCAATTAATTTCTTATTTGTGTACATCTGCGGTAAGTGAGATACTATCCGTTCACAGGCAGATATTTCAGGCTCTTTATGAACTCCCTACGAAAAGAAGTATTACAGTTGTTGCAATAAAGTTCTATTGAAGTTCTCTGCGGAAAAGGATCCATTAACTGCTTTCCGCGCAGTGCTTCTTAAGAGCTAATCTTTTCAAGGCTAATCTTTTTAAAGCTAATCTTTTTAAGGCTAATCTTTTTAAGGCTAATCTTTTTAAGAGCTATTTTTAACCTGGAATTTTTATGGAGGGGAGAATCTCTCTCAGACCTTTGTAATCGGCCTTGCCATACCTTTATAATGTTCAAAAAGTTCCTTTCCCCATTTAAGTGCGCTTTCGTCAAAACTTACCAGGTTATGGTTATAATAGATCCCGCTATTGCAAAAGAGGGATAGAGCCATAAATTTATCTGTAACTATGCTTGATGCGATTTTCATATTGTTGTTGTTGCAGACATAGAGTTTAGTGTATTTTAAGTTCAGGAAATGTTCAAGCTCTTTTTTGTAGTCATTAAGCATCCTGTCATAAACATACTCAGTGAATACAAGTGTAATATCCGTACCCTTTGCCGCAAGCTCTATACAGAGCGAAGGATAGATCGGAAGGAAAAATGAAGATGAGATCATCACCTTCTCAGATTCTGAAAGGTGCTTTACGACTTCCTTTGGATACTCGAACACGTGGTTCCTGTCAGGGTTTACTTCACTATAGTCTCCAAGCTTTCCGATATTATCCAGGAATTCAGGAGGAATTGATGTCATATCCTGGTTTATCCAGTAATCGTGGTTTTTATCGAAGACATTAAAAGTTTCAAGTATTGCTCTCATCTTGAGGACAAGAATCTCTCCTATACTGGAGAGTTTGTAGAGCCTGTTGTTTTCGATAATTAAATCCTGTTTCATCAGGATCTTTATCTGGGTCATTATCGGACTTGAACGTACCTCGAGTGTGTTTTTAATTTCCTCTATGGTCTTGGGTCCGTCCAGAAGCAGCAGAAGAAGGTTTTTCCTTTTTTCTGAAAGAAAGAGAACATCCAGTAATGATGATTCCATCTGATTCCCTCTCTTATGTTTCATTCCATTATATCTAACATTGTATATATCTCTATACCAGAAGTTTATACACTTCTCTTACCTTTCTCCCTTGCCATTATCACTTTTTATGGAAGAAGTACTTTTGTAGAAAAAGTACCTCAGATTAAGAACTGCAGGGTCATTCTGAAAATTGCCATTTTTATCTAACAAACTACTACTATAAGATATATAATAATATTTCATTATTTTTGTTTTTGATGTCCCAATATCTGAGTCTCATCCGGCAAAACTTTGATCTATCTTTTTTTCACACGCCTGAAGAGCAAGACAATAGTTATATTTTTAATAAATTGGGGTTTTTCATCAGTACCTCTCCTTTTATATGGTCCTTTTTAAGTTAGATTTTATTTACCTGTTTGGAAAGCCTCTTGAAATAGTCAAACAATTCCTGGCCCCAGCGCAGGGCAGCAGGTTCAAAGCTCAGAATAAACTGCTGGTCGAACTTTCCATTTTTATCAAAGAGCCCAAGGAGCATTATTTTATCAGTTACCGTAATTTCAGAAATTTTTATTCCCTCTTTAGAGATGTAAAGGCTCACATTATCCATGCTCATTAGCTCTTTTATCATACTTGAGTGCTCGTTTGAAAGATGGTCCCAGACAGACTGTGTAAAATTAAGAGAAAGTTCAGCATCTTTTCGGCCAAGCTCCACATATAAGGGCAGATAGGCAGGATTAAAATATGAAGCAAGGGTTGAAACTATCTTCGAATTGGCCATGCTATCAATAATCTTCTGGGAAGGTTCATAAAAGTGGTTCAGGTCCGGCTCTATGAGAGTGCAGTCTCCAAGCTCTGAAATTCTTTCCAGAAGGTGGCGGGGGATTGAATTCAGGTCATGGCCTGTCCAGTAACAGTTATTTTTTTCCACAACCTCAAGGGCACTGATCAGTGGCTTTACCTTTTTGATTATGAACTCTCCAAGTACCGTAAGCTTATACATCCGGTCTTCCTGGACGATGAGATCGTTATCTATCAGTTTCTTTATCTGGGGAAGAATCGATGTGGCAGTAACATCAAGTTCATCCTTGATTTCATCAATGCTTTTTGAGCCGCGATCCAGCAGTATAAGAAGGTTTTTTCTTTTATCGGAGCGAAAAACAAGATCAATAAGTGAAGATTCCATATCTCCCTACTTCCTGCAGTATAAAAAGCTGCGATATGCCGCCGGTCCTTCTTTCCGGCAGGCAGGTTCCTTGGCTATTCTTTTTCAAAGTCAAAAATTCTCCAGCACTTTTTCGAACTACCTGTTTCTAGGAGTATAATCGTAAAATTCAGTCAATTGGAAACCCGGGAGTACAAACTCCGACAAACATTATCTTTGTCTCCATCGGAGTGTGCTTCCATTCTGGAGGGACGAGATATTCTATGCTGGTATCTATCTTTACTGAACTTTTCGGA
The Methanosarcina sp. WWM596 DNA segment above includes these coding regions:
- a CDS encoding undecaprenyl diphosphate synthase family protein; translation: MELLSFGYLLYEKYLAWQITRSTTKTPAHVAIILKETDLFELKGMEKLQAALLTLKGFKIELVSMYVDILKTDQQVKIELASTLGTILEESFMDLPSGTGYEIYGLEGEVRSSRPGRDFFVYVSLGFGGRGEITRAVLSILDDVKAGSIRPEEVDEKMLESHLLVKHEPDIMIRSGGQKLSDFLVWQSVYSELYFTDVNWKEIRKIDLLRVIRDFQKRQRRYGR
- a CDS encoding redox-regulated ATPase YchF, with protein sequence MSMTIGLAGKPNAGKSTFFKAATLADVEIANYPFTTINANHGVTYVQAECPCKEKEKTCGKCVNGIRLVPIDIIDVAGLVPDACKGRGLGNTFLDELRQAQAIIHVVDASGGTDAEGNPVEIGDHDPLEDVVFLNREITMWLYGILERNWVKLSRKIQAEGLKLEIVISEQLAGAGIKESHVNAALIDTGLARVDHIKWTEEDIIQLCDTMREISKPLLIAANKADIAPGESLNKLKELDRLVVPTSAAAELALKSAAKGGIIRYTPGNGDFELLTEDLTKAQKKGLEAIHKVIERLGTTGVQECINRTVFELLDLIVVYPVEDEGKWSDKVGNMLPDAYLMKRGSTCHDLAYQIHTEIGDRFLYAVDARTRLRLGEKHELKNGDVIKIVSTAK
- a CDS encoding cell surface lipoprotein, whose amino-acid sequence is MKGKILVLLLVFVFLFASGCAEEDAGTATEESDASESVATELQENVPQENVASGSGNTHIIYLEYYNATMQSVTRSELDISAGDTVSWWSKKRQGTYVLVSEEDLFPDQNLAYRVPYSYTFNTPGTYLFTVKDVPEMNVTVRVN
- a CDS encoding winged helix-turn-helix domain-containing protein, which translates into the protein MESSLLDVLFLSEKRKNLLLLLLDGPKTIEEIKNTLEVRSSPIMTQIKILMKQDLIIENNRLYKLSSIGEILVLKMRAILETFNVFDKNHDYWINQDMTSIPPEFLDNIGKLGDYSEVNPDRNHVFEYPKEVVKHLSESEKVMISSSFFLPIYPSLCIELAAKGTDITLVFTEYVYDRMLNDYKKELEHFLNLKYTKLYVCNNNNMKIASSIVTDKFMALSLFCNSGIYYNHNLVSFDESALKWGKELFEHYKGMARPITKV
- a CDS encoding winged helix-turn-helix domain-containing protein encodes the protein MESSLIDLVFRSDKRKNLLILLDRGSKSIDEIKDELDVTATSILPQIKKLIDNDLIVQEDRMYKLTVLGEFIIKKVKPLISALEVVEKNNCYWTGHDLNSIPRHLLERISELGDCTLIEPDLNHFYEPSQKIIDSMANSKIVSTLASYFNPAYLPLYVELGRKDAELSLNFTQSVWDHLSNEHSSMIKELMSMDNVSLYISKEGIKISEITVTDKIMLLGLFDKNGKFDQQFILSFEPAALRWGQELFDYFKRLSKQVNKI